GCGCTTGTGCTGCGCGAGCGGCGCGCCGGCCTCGATCCCGAAGCCGTTCACGATGTTCACGACCCCGGCCGGCAGCAGGTCGCCGATGATGTCGAACAGGAACAGGATCGACGCGGGGGTCTGCTCCGCGGGCTTGATGACGATGCAGTTGCCCGCGGCGAGCGCCGGCGCCAGCTTCCACACGGCCATGAGGATCGGGAAGTTCCAGGGGATGATCTGCCCGACCACGCCGAGCGGCTCATGGAAGTGGTACGCGACGGTGTTCTCGTCGAGCTGGCTGATGCCGCCCTCCTGCGCGCGGAGCACCCCCGCGAAGTAGCGGAAGTGGTCGATCGCGAGCGGGATGTCGGCGGCGAGGGTCTCCCGCACGGGCTTGCCGTTCTCCCACGTCTCCGCGACCGCGATCTCCTCGAGGTGCTGCTCCATCCGGTCGGCGATGCGGTTCAGGATCACGGAGCGCTCCGCGGGGCTGGTCTTGCCCCAGGCGCTGAAGGCCTTCCAGGCGACGTCGACGGCGCGGTCGATGTCCTCGACGGTGCCGCGGCCGACCTCGGTGAAGGGCTTGCCGTTGACGGGACTGATGTTCTCGAAGTATTGGCCCTTGGCGGGCTCGACGAACTCGCCGCCGATGTAGTGACCGTAGCGGGGCCGGTAGTTCGCGACCGCTCCGGGCTGTCCGGGGGCGGCGTAGGCGAGGGACACGTCTTCTTCGACGATGGTCATGGGGTCTCCTTCGACGGGGGCGCCGCGGCGTCGATGCCGCGGTGTTCCCTCGACGCTAGGCCGCTCCCCGTTGCACTCCCGATGCGCAACGTTGCAGCCGGTTGCGCCCCGTTCGAATCGCTCACCTGGCTACATCCGCGGCCGAAATGGCACCAATCGGGCGATTCGAATCAGCCGAGGCGCTCGATCCGCGTCACGAGACCGGCACGACGCGGCGAGCGCGCCGGCAGCATCTCCAGCGCGAGCCGCAGCACCTCCGCGTCCTCGCTCCCCTCGGGGGTGTCCGCATAGGCGAGCAGCACGTCCAGACTCGCCCCCGACAGCATCACCTCCCGCAGCGCCGCACGGACCGAATCGCGGAACTCCTCGACGCCGGGCGAAGTCGAATCCGGCAGCACCGGCCCCCGGTAGGCCGTCAGCGCGACCCGGTGGGCGCCGCGATCAAGGAGGGACAGCACGTCCTGAGCATCGGTCTCCAGCGGCACCGGAAGGCGATACGGGCGGGACTCCGGCACGAGATCCGGGGCCGCCCGCTCCAGGACCTTGCGCAGGCGCACCATCTCCGGCCGCAGGGTGTCCGGCGAGACCCCGGGACCGTAGACGAGCTCCGCGAGCCGGTCGGCGGAGAGGCCCTGGCGGTGCACGGCCAGCATCAGGAGGATGGCCGCGTGCCGGGCGCTGAGCTCGGTGACGGCCTCCTCGTGTGCCGACGCGGTCTCCAACCGGGCACGGTCGCGTCCGAGCACCTGCAGTCGCGCGCGAGCGAGGGGTTCCGGCGGGGTCCTGCCCGGCAGGCGTCGAGCCGGAGGCTCCGCTCGTCGCTGCAGCCGCGCCACGAGGAGCTCGGACTCGACCGCCCGCGCCGTCGCGTCGACGAGCAGTCGCGCCTGCGGGGTCACCACTTCGGGTCCGCCGGTGATGTCGATCACGCCGAGGACCCGCTGCGTCTCCGGGTCGCGCACGGGCGCCGCACTGCACGACCACGGGTGCACCAGGCGGTTGTAGTGCTCGGCCCCACGGATCTGCACCGACCGCTCCAGGGCGAGCGCCGTGCCCGGGGCGCTCGTGCCGACGGCGTCCTCCGCCCAGTTCGCGCCGGCGACGAACCCCATGCCCTCGGTGAGGGACCGGAGCTGCGCATCGCCCTCGATCCACAGCAGGCGCCCTGCCTGATCTCCGACGGCGATCACGACCCCCGAGTCCTCGGAGTCGCCGGGAAGCAGCAGCGC
This genomic stretch from Microbacterium sp. Nx66 harbors:
- a CDS encoding GAF domain-containing protein translates to MSATWHDPREASPTASRLLVERAHEELIAGNLDDHRLREVRPLVRESWERSWHRRVGPEALPPLDLFEDELDAYRLTHPLASAMEMIRALLLPGDSEDSGVVIAVGDQAGRLLWIEGDAQLRSLTEGMGFVAGANWAEDAVGTSAPGTALALERSVQIRGAEHYNRLVHPWSCSAAPVRDPETQRVLGVIDITGGPEVVTPQARLLVDATARAVESELLVARLQRRAEPPARRLPGRTPPEPLARARLQVLGRDRARLETASAHEEAVTELSARHAAILLMLAVHRQGLSADRLAELVYGPGVSPDTLRPEMVRLRKVLERAAPDLVPESRPYRLPVPLETDAQDVLSLLDRGAHRVALTAYRGPVLPDSTSPGVEEFRDSVRAALREVMLSGASLDVLLAYADTPEGSEDAEVLRLALEMLPARSPRRAGLVTRIERLG